The Chrysoperla carnea chromosome X, inChrCarn1.1, whole genome shotgun sequence genome includes a region encoding these proteins:
- the LOC123302495 gene encoding lipoma-preferred partner homolog, which translates to MDDLDKQLAELQLITTAELKKNVNAEIKKAGKKIGPAVPPKPKKHQVYSNLPTIGVPKPYEKPPEIGSSHSSFPKDTGATYANKDGLIYSNILHETKSNPHKITYATNDLPPPLDISSDYTQCNVPPFPPPPVPSELDETLLDEGLPPPPSPISANVMYPPMGSSGPQRQTSPYQSFDGYTQKNTSNFYKAQPQVPTNYIKQPSYNVYSNIHSGNHEYSNIELSRNENTAPTYENTRIHPAGSSVVNTTREFDTLNYPGSSISDYENQTDMLERRGFRAGSSASRLEYDSDAAVREPNQSFRSASSASNYTHTDYDRYNDHQPESIYAPLGRPSDNDLPPPPPIMGGDKNHHPTNLPPIIMCGSSGNDSLTDEVPPPASPVSSSYSELRRATDLATHHNLYNPYNPPSHISSTYESIYEPINPRPSSQNSTRSSGYSLYGQNANKLSNNGTLPNVPKPSKELEVDKLTNLLVQGLDSADQNEVYGICVKCNEKIVGEENGCTAMDNFYHIDCFTCSQCDINLQGKPFYPQDGKPYCEQDYLNTLEKCSVCVKPILDRILRATGKPYHPQCFTCVVCNKSLDGVPFTVDATNQIHCIEDFHKKFAPRCCVCKLPIMPEQGEEETVRVVALDRSFHIGCYKCEDCGLVLSSEAEGRGCYPLDGHVLCKSCNAIRVQALTKHMTTEL; encoded by the exons atggatGATTTGGATAAGCAATTAGCTGAATTGCAATTAATTACAACTgccgaattgaaaaaaaatgttaatgct gaaattaaaaaagctGGGAAAAAAATAGGGCCTGCTGTACCTCCAAAACCTAAAAAACatcag GTCTATTCAAATTTACCTACTATAGGCGTGCCAAAACCTTATGAAAAACCACCGGAAATAGGTTCATCGCATAG ttcttttcCAAAAGATACTGGTGCAACATATGCAAATAAAGATGGCCttatttatagtaatattttacATGAGACAAAATCTAATcctcataaaatcacttatg cAACGAATGATCTACCGCCACCATTGGATATAAGTTCAGATTATACACAATGTAATGTACCACCGTTTCCACCGCCTCCAGTACCTTCAGAACTGGACGAAACGTTGCTGGATGAAGGCTTACCGCCGCCTCCGTCACCAATAAGTGCCAATGTTATGTATCCACCAATGGGATCTAGTGGTCCGCAACGACAAACTTCACCGTATCAATCGTTTGATggatatacacaaaaaaatacatcgaATTTTTATAAAGCTCAACctcag GTTCCAacgaattatataaaacaaccGTCTTACAATGTTTACTCGAATATACACAGTGGTAACCATGAATATTCGAATATCGAATTATCTCGAAATGAAAATACAGCACCCACCTATGAAAATACACGAATTCATCCCGCAGGATCATCTGTTGTGAATACAACACGTGAATTTGATACATTAAACTATCCTGGTTCATCGATATCCGATTATGAGAATCAAACGGATATGTTAGAACGTCGCGGTTTTCGAGCGGGTAGTTCCGCATCCCGTTTGGAATATGATTCAGATGCAGCTGTACGCGAACCAAATCAAAGTTTTCGAAGTGCGAGTTCAGCATCGAATTATACGCATACAGATTATGATCGATATAATGATCATCAACCTGAATCGATTTATGCACCCTTAGGACGTCCATCAGATAACGATTTGCCGCCACCGCCTCCGATAATGGGTGGAGATAAAAATCATCATCCAACAAATTTACCACCAATTATTATGTGTGGATCATCTGGAAATGATTCGTTAACGGATGAAGTACCGCCACCAGCAAGTCCGGTTTCATCTAGTTACAGCGAGTTGCGTCGGGCAACTGATTTAGCAACTcatcataatttatataatccGTATAATCCACCATCGCAT ATTTCATCAACTTACGAATCAATTTACGAACCAATTAATCCACGACCATCCAGTCAAAATTCGACACGTAGTAGTGGATATTCATTATATGGacaaaatgcaaataaattaagtaataatgGAACTTTGCCAAATGTTCCAAAACCATCGAAAGAATTAGAGGTTGATAAATTAACGAATCTACTGGTTCAAGGTTTAGATTCTGCTGACCAAAATGAAGTTTacg gtaTTTGCGTGAAATGTAACGAGAAAATTGTCGGTGAAGAAAATGGATGTACTGCAATGGATAACTTTTACCATATCGATTGCTTTACGTGCTCTCAATGTGATATTAATTTACAAGGCAAACCTTTTTACCCACAGGATGGGAAACCATACTGCGAACAAGATTATTtg AATACGTTAGAAAAATGTTCGGTTTGTGTGAAACCAATATTGGATCGGATTTTACGAGCTACTGGTAAACCTTATCATCCTCAATGTTTCACATGTGTGGTGTGTAATAAAAGTTTAGATGGTGTCCCGTTTACTGTGGATGCAACCAATCAAATTCATTGTATTGAAGATTTCCATAa aaaatttgctcCAAGATGCTGTGTATGTAAATTACCAATAATGCCCGAACAAGGTGAAGAAGAAACCGTACGAGTTGTGGCACTAGATCGAAGTTTTCATATTGGTTGTTATAAATGTGAa GATTGTGGATTAGTTTTGTCGTCTGAAGCTGAAGGCCGTGGTTGTTATCCTTTAGATGGACATGTATTATGTAAAAGTTGTAACGCAATTCGTGTTCAAGCATTAACCAAACATATGACAACtgaattgtaa